The following proteins come from a genomic window of Gammaproteobacteria bacterium:
- the prfB gene encoding peptide chain release factor 2 (programmed frameshift) produces the protein MWEQWGAIRARIRKLQERAESLRGYLDYAGKEARLRQVRRELAAPGLWQREPERARALGGEQSSLERVLRPLEALDEALRETGELLQLAIQEEERDLAQELSGELDRLQRQLDDLERQRMFPGEMDGRNAYLDVQAGSGGTEAQDWAEMLLRMYLRWGERRGFGTELLEVSPGEGAGIKSASVCFKGELAYGWLRTETGVHRLVRKSPFDSGNRRHTSFASVFVSPEIDDDITVRIDPSELRIDTYRASGAGGQHVNKTDSAVRVTHLPTGIVSQCQSDRSQHRNRERAMRQLRARLYEMELQKRRAERQALEESKLDIGWGSQIRSYVLDQARIKDLRTGYETGNVQALLDGDLDAMIEASLKQGV, from the exons ATGTGGGAACAGTGGGGCGCCATCCGCGCCCGCATCCGCAAGCTGCAGGAGCGCGCCGAGTCCCTGAGGGGGTATCTT GACTATGCCGGCAAGGAGGCGCGCCTGCGGCAGGTGCGCCGGGAGTTGGCCGCGCCGGGGCTTTGGCAACGCGAGCCCGAACGGGCCCGCGCCCTGGGCGGCGAGCAGTCGAGCCTGGAGCGGGTGTTGCGCCCCCTGGAGGCCCTGGACGAAGCTTTGCGAGAGACCGGGGAGCTGTTGCAACTGGCGATTCAGGAAGAGGAACGCGACCTGGCGCAGGAGCTGTCCGGCGAGCTCGACCGTCTGCAGCGGCAGCTGGACGACCTGGAACGGCAACGCATGTTCCCCGGCGAGATGGATGGGCGCAATGCCTACCTGGATGTGCAGGCGGGTTCCGGCGGCACGGAGGCACAGGACTGGGCGGAGATGCTGTTGCGCATGTACCTGCGCTGGGGCGAGCGACGCGGCTTCGGGACCGAGTTGCTGGAAGTCTCTCCCGGCGAGGGCGCCGGCATCAAGAGCGCTTCCGTCTGCTTCAAGGGAGAGCTTGCCTACGGTTGGTTGCGCACCGAGACCGGGGTCCATCGGCTGGTGCGCAAGTCGCCCTTCGATTCCGGCAACCGCCGGCATACCTCATTCGCCTCCGTGTTCGTGTCTCCGGAGATTGACGATGACATCACGGTGCGAATTGACCCTTCCGAGTTGCGCATAGACACCTACCGCGCCAGCGGCGCCGGCGGCCAGCATGTGAACAAGACGGATTCCGCCGTGCGCGTTACCCACCTGCCCACCGGCATCGTGTCGCAATGCCAGAGCGACCGCTCCCAGCACCGCAACCGGGAGCGGGCCATGCGGCAGTTGCGCGCCCGGCTGTACGAAATGGAACTGCAGAAGCGCCGCGCCGAACGCCAGGCGCTGGAGGAAAGCAAGCTGGATATCGGCTGGGGCAGCCAGATTCGTTCCTATGTGCTGGACCAGGCGCGGATCAAGGATTTGCGTACCGGTTACGAGACCGGCAACGTGCAGGCGCTGCTGGACGGCGATCTCGACGCCATGATCGAAGCCAGCCTGAAGCAGGGCGTATGA
- a CDS encoding integrase translates to MTQMIAELRQALVEAGASEAMADAAAQAVAVPPEQMATKADLAALEARLTWRLVGAVVAAQGLAVAVLIAVLR, encoded by the coding sequence ATGACCCAGATGATCGCGGAGTTGCGGCAGGCGCTGGTGGAGGCGGGCGCGTCGGAGGCGATGGCGGACGCGGCTGCGCAGGCGGTGGCGGTGCCGCCGGAGCAGATGGCGACGAAGGCAGACTTGGCGGCGCTGGAGGCGCGTCTGACATGGCGGCTGGTGGGAGCGGTGGTCGCGGCCCAGGGGTTGGCGGTGGCCGTGCTGATCGCGGTGTTGCGGTAG